One Spinacia oleracea cultivar Varoflay chromosome 4, BTI_SOV_V1, whole genome shotgun sequence DNA segment encodes these proteins:
- the LOC110805425 gene encoding protein FAR1-RELATED SEQUENCE 5-like has product MNEKNEKQCHVLDVNCALFLFFMASAEVDMLSHVSSSSITQSVGIIVNEPSSSSVGTPRVFTSLSPGGTKEWIPSCSEELKPIVGMNFKDPEEGLSFYKAYATASGFTSRKITTTRRKKTGVVAFQYVVCNKEGFKASRKPVVEAVEDKSDKARSTRRRMLTRVGCGAQMCMKNINGSYVVTYFKEEHNHPLYTPGCAKFHKHGRKMSILHKNIIIGNSKVNIGPVKSFRIMKELTGSYDNVGASKQDFKKIQRDLKALIEGSDAQMFINNFLNKKLLWSAFFYDYELDEEDQLCRAFWADPICRKNYALFGDMVSFDTTFSTNMYNMIFGPFTGVDHHKKCITFAAALISNEDIVSFKWVFKTFVKAMGGNEPLCLITDEDPAMKVAFPKVFRSTEHRGSVVYRPEFVISYFTYNVCANFKDQLGMVTDAGEKNGAQGRESGIWLGGELDPRTARRWVSSKVCATIEESGRRGPSGVIQQWNSERWGTLDHVEALVFKSDQPQLQPLPFP; this is encoded by the exons AtgaatgagaagaatgagaagcaaTGTCATGTGTTGGAT GTTAATTGtgctctatttttattttttatggctTCTGCTGAAGTTGATATGTTATCTCATGTTTCTAGTTCATCAATTACTCAATCAG TTGGAATTATTGTTAATGAACCATCAAGTTCTTCTGTTGGTACTCCTAGAGTGTTTACTTCATTGAGTCCTGGTGGTACTAAAGAATGGATTCCCTCTTGTTCCGAGGAGTTAAAACCTATTGTCGGAATGAATTTTAAAGATCCCGAGGAAGGTTTATCCTTTTATAAAGCTTATGCTACTGCTTCAGGTTTCACTTCTAGAAAAATTACTACTACAAGAAGGAAGAAGACTGGTGTAGTGGCGTTCCAGTATGTTGTATGTAATAAAGAAGGTTTTAAGGCGTCTCGTAAGCCTGTTGTGGAAGCTGTTGAAGATAAATCAGACAAGGCTCGTTCTACACGAAGGCGAATGCTTACTCGTGTTGGTTGTGGTGCTCAAATGTGTATGAAAAACATTAATGGATCATATGTTGTGACATACTTCAAAGAAGAACATAATCATCCTCTATACACTCCTGGTTGTGCCAAATTTCATAAGCATGGGAGGAAAATGAGTATTTTGCATAAGAACATTATTATTGGTAATTCAAAG GTTAACATTGGTCCAGTGAAGTCTTTTAGAATAATGAAGGAGTTAACTGGATCATATGACAATGTTGGTGCATCTAAGCAagatttcaaaaaaattcagaGAGATTTGAAGGCATTAATTGAAGGATCTGATGCACAAATGTTTATCAATAATTTTCTGAATAAAAAGTTATTATGGAGTGCGTTTTTTTATGATTATGAGTTAGATGAAGAAGATCAACTCTGTAGAGCTTTTTGGGCAGATCCTATTTGTAGAAAGAATTATGCTCTTTTTGGAGATATGGTTTCATTTGATACTACCTTTTCAACAAATAT GTACAATATGATATTTGGGCCGTTTACTGGAGTTGATCACCATAAAAAGTGTATTACCTTTGCTGCTGCTCTTATATCTAATGAGGATATAGTGTCTTTTAAGTGGGTTTTTAAAACATTTGTGAAGGCAATGGGAGGTAATGAGCCTCTCTGTTTGATTACTGATGAAGATCCTGCAATGAAAGTTGCCTTTCCCAAAGTCTTTCGTTCTACAGAGCATCG AGGCAGTGTAGTGTATAGACCTGAATTTGTGATTTCATATTTCACTTACAATGTTTGTGCTAATTTCAAGGATCAGTTAGGAATG GTTACGGATGCAGGAGAAAAGAATGGTGCTCAAGGTAGGGAATCAGGGATATGGCTTGGTGGTGAGCTTGATCCCCGAACGGCAAGGAGATG GGTCTCTTCTAAAG TGTGTGCTACTATTGAAGAATCAG GCAGGCGAGGCCCTTCAGGAGTTATTCAACAGTGGAATAGTGAAAGGTGGGGAACTCTGGATCACGTTGAAGCTTTG GTGTTCAAGTCTGACCAACCCCAACTCCAACCCCTCCCATTCCCGTAG
- the LOC130471467 gene encoding uncharacterized protein has product MASDQVEDEFLGFSDDEGDDTKSDSDYDDDEATQNAESEVNAHQIGDFEHNQQLPDLNEVGQEYAHECEVGPQHTSGISDNHSVPFLFDLNMPAQQEFPPSPIHQTETEQNHHKPRTPRINNELRLEILLFLLLRKEKHSDELIHGTNRQAVIKFGYTRKTIRLIWQRALAHKAAMDSYFYDSKYHNCGRKRIQVTHESIASIGMGDRTTIIDLARMLNLSPTTVWRMVKRKQIKPHSSPLNPGISEECKMARMKWVLGLLMDYSIPNDPTYYSMYDFIHIDEKWFYLTQKSQRVYLANNEPFPHRKEKSRTKIPKFMFMAAVARPRWGQDGKCEWDGKLGIFPFTDAVAAKRTSKNRVKGTIETKPIKSVNQIATRAMLINYLIPAIKEKWPPHEGEKVIYIIQDNAKAHILQNDQEWQQHYKQDGFTLILTQQPANSPDCNILDLGFFRSIQSLMHKKMPKTVEDLSGAVTEAYNELHAKTLSNVWMSLQYVGNEILKHKGDNNYQLPHNKKKILEDEGNLPEQVKAPRWAVNECKQLVDEWRENQ; this is encoded by the coding sequence atggcttcagatcaagTGGAGGACGAGTTCCTCGGTTTTTCCGATGATGAAGGAGACGACACGAAGTCTGATTCagattatgatgatgatgaggcaaCCCAAAATGCTGAAAGTGAAGTAAATGCTCATCAAATTGGGGACTTTGAGCATAATCAACAATTGCCAGATCTTAATGAAGTGGGACAAGAATATGCACATGAATGTGAAGTGGGACCACAGCATACATCAGGTATATCAGATAACCACTCAGttccatttttgtttgatttgaacatgCCAGCACAACAAGAGTTCCCACCATCTCCGATTCATCAAACAGAAACAGAGCAAAATCATCATAAGCCTAGAACCCCAAGGATTAACAACGAATTAAGGTTGGAAATCTTGTTGTTCCTTCTCTTAAGAAAAGAAAAGCATTCAGATGAACTCATTCATGGGACAAATAGGCAGGCTGTTATAAAGTTTGGTTACACAAGGAAGACAATTAGACTAATATGGCAGAGAGCATTGGCACATAAGGCAGCCATGGATTCGTATTTCTATGATAGCAAATATCACAACTGTGGGAGGAAGAGAATTCAAGTAACACATGAATCTATAGCCTCCATAGGCATGGGGGATAGAACAACCATTATTGATCTTGCAAGGATGCTTAATTTGAGTCCCACAACAGTTTGGAGAATGGTGAAAAGAAAACAGATAAAACCACATTCAAGTCCCTTGAATCCAGGCATTTCAGAAGAATGCAAGATGGCAAGGATGAAGTGGGTACTTGGTCTCTTAATGGACTACTCAATACCAAATGATCCCACATATTACAGCATGTATGATTTCATTCACATCGATGAGAAATGGTTCTATCTTACACAAAAAAGTCAAAGAGTTTATTTAGCAAACAATGAACCATTTCCACACAGGAAGGAAAAATCAAGAACTAAGATTCCAAAGTTCATGTTCATGGCAGCAGTAGCAAGGCCAAGGTGGGGACAAGATGGGAAGTGTGAGTGGGATGGGAAACTTGGTATATTTCCATTCACAGATGCAGTGGCAGCAAAGAGAACATCCAAAAACAGAGTGAAGGGGACAATTGAGACTAAACCAATCAAGTCAGTGAATCAGATTGCAACTAGGGCCATGCTAATCAACTACCTAATCCCAGCAATTAAAGAGAAATGGCCACCACATGAGGGGGAAAAGGTGATATACATCATTCAAGACAATGCAAAGgcacacattttgcaaaatgatCAAGAATGGCAGCAACATTACAAGCAAGATGGGTTTACATTGATATTGACTCAGCAGCcagcaaacagtccagattgTAACATATTAGACTTGGGGTTCTTTAGGTCAATTCAATCACTAATGCACAAAAAGATGCCTAAAACAGTTGAAGATTTAAGTGGTGCTGTGACTGAGGCATATAATGAACTGCATGCAAAGACTCTATCTAATGTGTGGATGTCACTTCAATATGTTGGAAATGAAATTTTGAAACACAAGGGGGACAACAACTACCAACTCCCACACAACaagaaaaagattttagaagatgAGGGGAATCTGCCAGAACAAGTTAAGGCCCCAAGGTGGGCTGTGAATGAATGCAAACAACTTGTTGATGAATGGAGAGAAAATCAGTGA